In a single window of the Methanofollis ethanolicus genome:
- a CDS encoding Clp1/GlmU family protein, with protein sequence MIVPEPRWDRVVQDLEGTVFLLGASDCGKTTLARWIAAQRGGVAYIDGDPGQSVLGPPGTLGLSHPDGRVRLRFTGAFSPSHALLATLSGIRRLLDAAVAEGPEVVLVDSCGYIWGDGGVEFQRRTIEVLRPDQIVAIGRQAEIGRILAPFPAVQVHRIPPAPAVRRRSQGERRRYRAERFARHMEDAGEIVVGNEVRRIGHAPTPGHFAALLDADGWVLTAGIVGAAGPEGVTLTAPPPAPGAPACLEVADFRPDLPPRYLQEE encoded by the coding sequence ATGATCGTCCCTGAACCGCGCTGGGATAGAGTCGTGCAGGACCTCGAGGGGACCGTCTTCCTCCTCGGCGCGAGCGACTGCGGCAAGACGACCCTCGCCCGCTGGATCGCCGCACAGAGAGGGGGCGTCGCCTACATCGATGGCGACCCTGGACAGTCGGTCCTCGGCCCGCCCGGCACCCTCGGCCTCTCTCACCCGGACGGGAGGGTCCGCCTGCGGTTCACCGGGGCGTTCTCCCCCTCGCACGCCCTCCTCGCGACCCTCTCCGGCATCAGGCGCCTCCTCGACGCCGCCGTCGCCGAAGGCCCGGAAGTCGTCCTCGTCGACTCCTGCGGGTACATCTGGGGCGACGGGGGCGTGGAGTTCCAGAGGCGGACGATCGAGGTCCTCAGGCCCGACCAGATCGTCGCCATCGGCAGGCAGGCGGAGATCGGCCGCATCCTCGCACCTTTCCCGGCCGTGCAGGTCCACCGCATCCCCCCGGCGCCCGCGGTGCGGCGGCGGTCGCAGGGGGAGAGGCGGCGGTACCGTGCCGAACGGTTCGCCCGCCACATGGAGGATGCGGGGGAGATCGTCGTCGGCAACGAGGTGCGCCGCATCGGCCACGCCCCGACCCCCGGCCACTTCGCCGCCCTCCTCGACGCCGACGGCTGGGTCCTCACCGCCGGTATCGTCGGCGCCGCGGGGCCTGAGGGCGTCACCCTGACGGCGCCGCCGCCCGCACCCGGCGCCCCCGCCTGTCTGGAGGTCGCGGACTTCAGGCCCGACCTGCCGCCCCGCTATCTTCAAGAGGAATGA
- a CDS encoding CBS domain-containing protein: MTLMECCQVPVVSVPPETPVFDVAAIMAEQNVGSVVVVEKKKPVGIVTDRDITVRVTAQALDPKQIPARTVMTADLLVLPGTTGLYEALEAIRKKGVRRVPVVDEHGALTGIITVDDIIRLLAAEMEGISAVIRAGTPVI, encoded by the coding sequence ATGACACTGATGGAGTGCTGCCAGGTGCCGGTCGTGAGCGTCCCGCCGGAGACGCCGGTCTTCGACGTCGCCGCGATCATGGCCGAGCAGAATGTGGGGAGCGTCGTCGTCGTGGAGAAGAAGAAGCCCGTCGGGATCGTCACCGACCGGGACATCACCGTGCGGGTCACGGCGCAGGCGCTGGACCCGAAACAGATCCCGGCACGGACGGTGATGACCGCAGACCTCCTTGTGCTGCCCGGGACGACCGGCCTCTATGAGGCGCTGGAAGCGATCCGGAAGAAGGGGGTGAGGCGAGTCCCTGTCGTGGACGAGCACGGCGCCCTCACCGGGATCATCACGGTCGACGACATCATCCGCCTCCTTGCGGCCGAGATGGAGGGCATCTCCGCCGTCATCCGCGCGGGGACGCCGGTGATCTGA
- a CDS encoding DUF2721 domain-containing protein — protein MTTADIIQTMLAPGLMISACGLLILGMNNKYSLVFNRIRLLDEEKRKIFRCGDGDPEHRQNVCAQLAELRVRARRERNAILSYSASVAAFVVTSLLIGLSDVQGLPGLSVLTILSFLVGMVLVLAGVLFAAQEALMGYDIICIDMKDG, from the coding sequence ATGACGACAGCAGACATCATCCAGACGATGCTCGCCCCGGGACTCATGATCTCGGCGTGCGGACTCCTCATTCTCGGCATGAACAACAAGTACTCCCTTGTCTTCAACAGGATCCGCCTCCTCGACGAGGAGAAAAGAAAGATTTTCAGGTGCGGCGACGGGGACCCCGAGCACCGGCAGAACGTCTGCGCGCAACTCGCCGAACTGCGGGTGCGGGCGCGCCGCGAGAGGAACGCCATCCTCTCTTACTCGGCGTCGGTGGCGGCCTTCGTCGTCACCTCCCTCCTGATCGGCCTCTCCGACGTCCAGGGCCTGCCCGGCCTCTCCGTCCTCACCATCCTCTCCTTCCTTGTCGGGATGGTGCTCGTCCTCGCCGGCGTCCTCTTTGCGGCGCAGGAAGCCCTGATGGGCTACGATATCATCTGCATCGACATGAAAGACGGGTGA
- a CDS encoding YbhB/YbcL family Raf kinase inhibitor-like protein has product MTGERSLHRIGVDLGFVEFPVRHTCDGAGTSPRLTITGVSTPSVALIVHNPYEQGCSFSPWLAWNIEPLRYSDGRAVVPEGVPPEKVVEAPVGMVQGTNSYGRIGYLGPCPPRGEAHRYYFRVYGLDTRLDLAPGSDQHALVAAMQGHALEYGEIFAMYRRP; this is encoded by the coding sequence ATGACAGGAGAGCGGAGTCTGCACAGGATCGGCGTCGACCTCGGGTTCGTCGAGTTTCCCGTGCGGCACACCTGCGACGGCGCGGGGACGTCGCCGCGGCTCACGATCACCGGAGTGTCGACGCCGTCGGTCGCCCTGATCGTGCACAACCCCTACGAGCAGGGGTGTTCCTTCTCCCCCTGGCTCGCCTGGAACATCGAGCCCCTGCGCTACTCCGACGGGCGGGCGGTGGTCCCGGAGGGCGTCCCGCCGGAGAAGGTGGTGGAGGCACCGGTCGGCATGGTCCAGGGGACGAACAGTTATGGGAGGATCGGCTACCTGGGGCCGTGCCCGCCGCGGGGCGAGGCGCACAGGTATTATTTCCGGGTCTACGGCCTGGACACGCGCCTCGACCTCGCGCCCGGTTCCGACCAGCACGCCCTCGTCGCCGCCATGCAGGGGCACGCCCTCGAGTACGGCGAGATTTTCGCGATGTACAGGCGGCCCTGA
- a CDS encoding ribonuclease HI family protein → MSDEGGLDIYTDGAARGNPGHAAYAYLLVADGAVVLEGSAYAGVTTNNTAEYLAIIHALEAASARTDGDLSVHSDSELVVRQMTGEYRVNKEHLRDLKARVLALVGRFRSVRFVSVRRTNPFIAQADRLCNEELDRRGA, encoded by the coding sequence ATGTCTGACGAGGGTGGGCTTGATATCTATACGGACGGGGCGGCGCGGGGCAACCCCGGTCATGCCGCCTATGCCTACCTCCTCGTCGCGGACGGCGCCGTCGTCCTCGAAGGCTCGGCCTATGCCGGTGTCACGACGAACAACACCGCCGAGTACCTCGCCATCATCCACGCCCTCGAAGCGGCGTCCGCGAGGACGGACGGCGACCTGTCCGTCCATTCGGACAGCGAACTCGTGGTCAGGCAGATGACCGGCGAATACAGGGTGAACAAGGAGCACCTCAGGGACCTGAAGGCCCGCGTGCTCGCCCTGGTCGGCAGGTTCAGGTCGGTCCGTTTCGTCTCCGTCCGCCGGACCAACCCTTTTATCGCGCAGGCCGACCGCCTCTGCAACGAAGAACTCGACCGGAGGGGAGCCTGA
- the cas4 gene encoding CRISPR-associated protein Cas4, producing MNIYLGEVLILLLLGALAFFIFAIRRHYSVQPMRDKFGIPEGELLYTDLDKETGTFFSETHRISGRPDYVLRDEMTGAYVPVEVKSGRARKPYWNHILQLAAYCLLVEEHYGVRVPYGILVYGEGKQHRIEFTDDLREQVLSTVAEMRRCLDGAQVRRNHNAPGRCRGCGHREVCLLALEEEE from the coding sequence GTGAACATCTATCTGGGCGAGGTTTTGATCCTCCTCCTCCTCGGTGCGCTTGCGTTCTTCATCTTCGCGATCAGGAGGCACTACTCCGTTCAGCCAATGAGAGATAAATTCGGGATCCCCGAGGGCGAACTCCTGTACACCGACCTCGACAAGGAAACCGGGACCTTCTTCTCGGAGACCCACCGGATCTCGGGGAGGCCGGACTATGTGCTGCGGGACGAGATGACCGGCGCCTATGTCCCGGTCGAGGTGAAGAGCGGGCGGGCGAGAAAGCCGTACTGGAACCACATCCTTCAGCTCGCCGCGTACTGCCTCCTTGTCGAGGAGCACTACGGCGTGCGCGTGCCGTACGGCATCCTGGTCTATGGCGAGGGGAAACAGCACAGGATCGAGTTCACCGACGACCTGAGAGAGCAGGTGCTCTCGACCGTGGCCGAGATGCGGCGGTGCCTGGACGGCGCCCAGGTCAGGCGGAACCACAATGCCCCGGGGCGGTGCCGGGGGTGCGGCCACCGGGAGGTCTGCCTCCTCGCGCTGGAGGAGGAGGAATGA
- the tsaA gene encoding tRNA (N6-threonylcarbamoyladenosine(37)-N6)-methyltransferase TrmO, producing the protein MMDLVPIGVIRSPYTTPGDAPRQGRLSDVVSEIEVFPAYAPALSDIGKHRHLIVLYWLDRADRSALTATPPGTERELGVFSTRSPNRPNPIALCLVDLVAVEGLTLRVRGLDALDGSLLLDIKPYSPAIDTVSGEAV; encoded by the coding sequence ATGATGGACCTCGTGCCCATCGGGGTGATCAGATCGCCGTACACAACGCCCGGCGACGCCCCGCGGCAGGGGCGTCTCTCCGATGTGGTGAGCGAGATCGAGGTCTTCCCCGCGTACGCCCCGGCCCTTTCCGATATCGGGAAACACCGTCACCTGATCGTGCTGTACTGGCTCGACCGCGCCGACAGGTCGGCCCTGACGGCGACGCCGCCGGGGACGGAGCGGGAACTCGGCGTCTTCTCGACCCGGTCGCCGAATAGGCCAAACCCCATCGCCCTCTGTCTCGTCGACCTCGTCGCGGTCGAGGGCCTGACCCTCAGGGTCCGCGGCCTGGACGCCCTCGACGGCAGTCTGCTCCTGGACATCAAACCCTATTCTCCCGCAATCGACACCGTCTCCGGGGAGGCGGTCTGA